From a single Pasteurella atlantica genomic region:
- a CDS encoding helix-turn-helix domain-containing protein: protein MDINNLNIDSVVKACELDAGQSLPELANALQEMNEGKGVKHSPESILLKSTRTKLTMTQNEFAKLIRTPIGTLRDWEQGRVEPSGVAVTLAGLLNKHPSLVREML, encoded by the coding sequence ATGGATATTAATAATTTAAATATTGATAGTGTTGTGAAAGCGTGTGAGTTAGATGCAGGACAGTCATTACCAGAGCTTGCAAATGCTTTACAGGAAATGAACGAGGGAAAAGGTGTGAAACATTCCCCTGAAAGCATTTTATTAAAGAGCACTCGTACTAAGCTAACAATGACACAAAATGAGTTTGCTAAATTAATCAGAACACCTATTGGTACTTTACGAGATTGGGAACAAGGTAGAGTCGAACCATCTGGCGTTGCAGTGACCCTTGCAGGGCTTTTAAATAAACATCCTAGTTTGGTTAGAGAAATGTTGTAA
- a CDS encoding type II toxin-antitoxin system RelE/ParE family toxin: MKTVIELPTFIKTSRQIWSDDEIDELINYIAINYEDGDVVPQSGGFRKLRWASKHSGKRGGNRVIYYNSSEFEVTLVYAYSKNKQENTTAKQLKYLKNEV; this comes from the coding sequence ATGAAAACAGTAATTGAATTACCTACCTTTATTAAAACATCTCGCCAAATATGGAGTGATGATGAAATTGATGAGCTCATTAATTATATTGCAATTAATTATGAGGACGGTGATGTGGTTCCACAAAGTGGAGGATTTAGAAAACTACGCTGGGCGAGTAAACATTCTGGCAAGCGTGGGGGTAATCGTGTTATTTATTATAATTCATCTGAATTTGAGGTAACACTTGTATACGCATATAGTAAAAATAAGCAAGAGAATACGACTGCCAAACAATTAAAATATCTTAAAAATGAGGTTTAA
- a CDS encoding BapA/Bap/LapF family prefix-like domain-containing protein has translation MNTIRNLGLTKYVVLPFSKESIASTSRKGDDLLVKLRNGKEVTVEDYFDIPRNLLLNPEEGKSIYLLEIDNFSGNIVNSKALTYGEVSELLGDDLAMLSSQTSEDVLLSNGLYVDATSEAGVVAAGGEGTILSGVLLGLGAFGAALGVASALKHKDGDGVAYKPDTGNGNTTTNQDGTTTDTTKTDTTGDGKLDTTTTVTKDSTGKVVNTTTTVDKNNDGKPDSVTTTVTNKDGSTTTTTKTDTNGDGTLDTTTVTTTDSTGKVTDVTTTVDKNDDGKPDSVTTTVTNKDGSTTTTTKTDTNGDGTLDTTTVTTTDSTGKVTDVTTTVDKNDDGKPDSVTTTVTNPDGSTTTTNKTDTNGDGKLDTTTVTEKDPKGETTKETVTVDKDVDGNPEKTTETVKNDDGTTTTTVTEDKDDNGKPDSVTTTVTNPDGSTTTTNKTDTNGDGKLDTTTVTEKDPKGETTKETVTVDKDVDGNPEKTTETVKNDDGTTTTTVTEDKDDNGKPDSVTTTVTNPDGSTTTTTKEDTNGDGILDTETVTEKDPKGNTTKETVKVDKDDDGNPEKTTETVKNDDGSTTTTTKVDENDDGKVDSTTVAEDKDSDGNPEKTTESKDTDGDGKDDTKTVTEDTNDDGKADKVTTTVDLDEDGNPEKTTETVTNEDGSTTETVTEDTDDDGKPNKVTETVTKPDGSTVTTTKEDTNGDGILDTETVTEKDPKGETTKETVTVDADDDGNPEKTTETVKNDDGSTTTTTKVDEDDDGKVDSTTVAEDKDSDGNPETTTTDADTDKDGKDDTKTVSEDTNDDGTADKVTETVDLDEDGTPEKITETVTNPDGSTKETVTEDTDDNGKPNKVTETVTQPDGSTVTTTKVDTNDDDILDTETVTEKDPEGNTTKETVTVDADDDGNPEKVTESVKNDDGSTTTTTKVDANDDGTLESTTVAQDKDSDGIPETATTTSKDKDGNDVVAVMTDADDDGLNLETVITTTDKDGNVVSTVTELDKDGDGTPELITTKKDTDGDGKDDTITVSEDINDDGTIDKVTITVDMNEDGKPEKVTEIVKNADGSTITTTQEDTNGNGTLETKSIAEDKDSDGNPEKTVTTIEDSKGRVKSAETTTDQDSDGHPEEIITVKTAFDVKSGVNPKTTTTVERDSNDDGELDKTIDVTHVSRAGFVTTEKGEVLYRAADGSKAIKYTNDENNEVRTEVVDKNGHTTRIETDYQGDGKIDSITTIEHDEENHQVKYLHDSNGNGTIDKDEVIEVYTMDENNEYRVSRVRSIGTEENINQINEFTNGELWNLRTYDYNNDGQKDWYNFSLYNEKGQFVEQRRGKYYDGLEDITDIKDVVGTDTISVTGNTYEYNDEGRMSVRSNYASVKDIATDKVSIEHFYEYDNSTGLFIKETVYNGHIEDNKVSAISHYEYNNSEEKVARYYDNLTDGENIDYVNIYGNHTVSESEKFDISGVKNILFNKEDVTLTITDDTLDKIANDENSHKVIVKSWVSGDELRLEGNFTKTTETESHSGQDYVKYTDEAGNAIIVDPDISVAIVS, from the coding sequence ATGAACACAATCAGAAACTTAGGATTAACAAAATACGTTGTTCTTCCATTCAGTAAAGAAAGTATCGCTTCTACCAGTAGAAAGGGCGATGACTTGCTAGTTAAATTACGTAATGGCAAAGAGGTAACAGTTGAAGATTACTTTGATATCCCACGCAATTTACTTTTAAATCCAGAAGAAGGTAAATCAATCTACTTACTTGAAATAGATAATTTCTCAGGCAACATTGTTAACAGTAAAGCACTAACTTACGGCGAAGTATCAGAATTATTAGGTGATGACCTAGCAATGTTAAGCTCACAAACTTCAGAAGATGTATTGTTATCTAACGGTTTATACGTAGATGCAACAAGTGAAGCTGGCGTAGTTGCTGCAGGCGGAGAAGGTACTATCCTTAGTGGTGTTTTATTAGGTTTAGGAGCATTTGGTGCCGCTCTAGGTGTGGCTTCAGCACTTAAACACAAAGATGGTGACGGAGTTGCATACAAACCTGACACAGGTAACGGTAACACAACAACTAATCAAGATGGTACAACAACCGATACCACAAAAACAGATACAACAGGTGATGGTAAATTAGATACCACAACCACAGTAACAAAAGATTCTACAGGTAAAGTAGTTAATACAACAACGACTGTAGATAAAAATAATGATGGTAAACCAGATTCAGTTACAACAACTGTAACAAACAAAGATGGTTCAACCACTACAACAACCAAAACTGACACCAATGGTGACGGTACATTAGATACAACAACTGTAACTACAACTGATTCTACAGGTAAAGTAACTGACGTAACAACAACTGTAGACAAAAATGATGATGGTAAACCAGACTCAGTTACAACAACAGTAACAAACAAAGATGGTTCAACCACTACTACAACTAAAACTGACACCAATGGTGACGGTACGTTAGATACAACAACTGTAACTACAACTGACTCTACAGGTAAAGTAACTGACGTAACAACAACTGTAGACAAAAATGACGATGGTAAACCAGATTCAGTTACAACAACTGTAACTAATCCAGACGGTTCTACTACCACAACAAATAAAACTGACACTAACGGTGACGGTAAATTAGACACTACAACAGTAACTGAGAAAGATCCTAAAGGTGAAACTACAAAAGAAACTGTAACTGTAGATAAAGACGTTGATGGTAACCCAGAAAAAACAACTGAAACAGTGAAAAATGATGATGGTACAACCACCACAACTGTAACAGAAGACAAAGATGACAATGGTAAACCAGATTCAGTTACAACAACTGTAACTAATCCAGATGGTTCTACTACTACAACAAATAAAACTGACACTAACGGTGACGGTAAATTAGACACTACAACAGTAACTGAGAAAGATCCTAAAGGTGAAACTACAAAAGAAACTGTAACTGTAGATAAAGACGTTGATGGTAACCCAGAAAAAACAACTGAAACAGTGAAAAATGATGATGGTACAACCACCACAACTGTAACAGAAGACAAAGATGACAATGGTAAACCAGATTCAGTTACAACAACTGTAACTAACCCAGACGGTTCTACTACTACAACAACTAAAGAAGATACTAACGGTGACGGCATTTTAGATACTGAAACAGTAACTGAAAAAGATCCTAAAGGTAACACTACTAAAGAAACTGTAAAAGTAGATAAAGACGACGATGGTAACCCAGAAAAAACCACTGAAACTGTGAAAAATGACGACGGTTCAACAACGACTACAACCAAAGTTGATGAAAATGACGATGGTAAAGTAGACAGCACAACTGTTGCAGAAGATAAAGACAGTGATGGAAATCCAGAAAAAACAACTGAGTCTAAAGACACAGATGGCGACGGTAAAGATGATACTAAAACAGTAACTGAAGATACCAACGATGATGGAAAAGCAGACAAAGTAACTACAACTGTTGACTTAGATGAAGATGGTAACCCTGAGAAAACGACTGAAACAGTGACTAACGAAGATGGTTCTACTACTGAAACTGTAACTGAAGATACAGATGATGACGGTAAACCAAACAAAGTAACTGAAACAGTAACTAAACCAGACGGTTCAACTGTAACTACAACTAAAGAAGACACTAATGGCGATGGCATTTTAGATACTGAAACAGTAACTGAAAAAGATCCTAAAGGTGAAACTACTAAAGAAACTGTAACAGTAGACGCAGATGACGATGGTAACCCAGAGAAAACTACTGAAACTGTGAAAAATGACGATGGTTCAACTACAACAACAACTAAAGTTGATGAAGATGACGACGGCAAAGTAGACAGCACAACTGTTGCAGAAGACAAAGACAGTGATGGTAACCCAGAAACTACAACAACAGATGCAGATACCGACAAAGATGGTAAAGACGATACTAAGACTGTATCAGAAGATACTAACGATGACGGAACAGCTGACAAAGTAACAGAAACTGTTGACTTAGATGAAGACGGTACACCAGAAAAAATTACTGAAACAGTAACAAATCCAGATGGTTCTACTAAAGAAACTGTAACTGAAGATACAGATGATAACGGTAAACCAAACAAAGTAACTGAAACAGTAACTCAACCAGATGGTTCAACTGTAACAACAACTAAAGTTGATACTAATGATGATGACATTTTAGATACTGAAACAGTAACTGAAAAAGATCCTGAAGGTAACACAACGAAAGAAACTGTAACAGTAGACGCAGATGACGATGGTAACCCTGAAAAAGTCACTGAATCTGTGAAAAATGATGACGGTTCAACAACTACTACAACCAAAGTTGATGCAAATGACGATGGTACGTTAGAAAGTACAACTGTTGCTCAAGATAAAGACAGTGATGGCATCCCAGAAACTGCAACAACAACATCTAAAGATAAAGATGGTAACGATGTAGTAGCGGTAATGACTGATGCTGATGACGATGGTTTAAATCTTGAAACTGTAATTACTACTACAGATAAAGACGGTAATGTTGTATCAACAGTCACTGAACTAGACAAGGATGGAGACGGCACGCCAGAGCTTATAACGACTAAAAAAGATACTGACGGTGACGGCAAAGACGACACAATTACAGTATCAGAAGATATTAACGATGATGGTACCATTGATAAGGTCACCATAACTGTTGATATGAATGAAGACGGTAAACCAGAAAAAGTCACTGAAATAGTGAAAAATGCGGATGGCTCTACTATTACCACAACTCAAGAAGATACAAATGGTAATGGGACGTTAGAAACTAAATCTATTGCAGAAGATAAAGACAGTGATGGAAATCCTGAAAAAACAGTCACAACTATTGAAGACTCAAAAGGTAGAGTTAAGTCTGCAGAAACAACGACAGACCAAGATAGTGATGGACATCCTGAAGAAATAATCACTGTTAAAACTGCTTTTGATGTAAAATCAGGTGTAAACCCTAAAACGACCACTACTGTGGAAAGAGATTCTAATGATGATGGAGAATTAGACAAAACCATTGATGTTACTCATGTTAGTCGAGCTGGGTTTGTAACGACAGAAAAAGGAGAAGTTCTTTATCGTGCAGCAGACGGTTCAAAAGCTATCAAGTATACCAATGACGAAAATAATGAGGTCAGAACAGAGGTTGTAGATAAAAACGGTCACACCACAAGAATTGAAACTGATTATCAGGGTGATGGAAAAATTGATAGTATTACTACAATTGAGCATGATGAAGAAAATCATCAAGTAAAATATCTCCATGATAGTAATGGTAACGGAACAATCGATAAGGATGAAGTTATTGAGGTTTATACTATGGATGAGAATAACGAATACAGAGTTAGTAGAGTTCGTAGTATTGGAACCGAAGAGAATATCAACCAGATAAATGAGTTTACTAATGGTGAATTATGGAATTTACGCACCTATGACTATAATAACGATGGTCAGAAAGATTGGTATAACTTCTCACTTTATAATGAAAAAGGACAATTTGTAGAGCAACGTAGAGGAAAATACTACGACGGACTTGAAGATATTACGGATATTAAAGATGTGGTGGGAACGGATACTATTTCAGTAACAGGTAATACATATGAATATAATGATGAAGGACGTATGTCTGTTCGTTCTAATTATGCATCTGTTAAAGATATAGCTACTGATAAAGTATCTATTGAGCATTTTTATGAGTATGATAATTCAACAGGTCTATTTATAAAAGAAACCGTATATAATGGGCATATAGAAGATAATAAGGTATCAGCTATATCGCATTATGAATACAATAACTCTGAAGAAAAAGTTGCCCGCTATTATGATAATCTCACGGATGGTGAAAATATAGATTACGTAAATATCTATGGAAATCATACAGTATCTGAATCAGAAAAATTTGATATATCTGGAGTGAAAAATATCCTCTTCAATAAAGAGGATGTAACACTCACTATCACTGATGACACACTAGATAAAATTGCCAATGATGAAAATAGTCATAAAGTGATTGTAAAAAGCTGGGTTTCAGGTGATGAATTAAGATTAGAGGGTAACTTCACCAAAACCACTGAAACAGAATCTCACAGCGGTCAAGACTATGTGAAATACACGGACGAGGCTGGCAATGCAATCATTGTAGACCCAGATATCTCTGTCGCTATTGTGTCATAA
- the hrpA gene encoding ATP-dependent RNA helicase HrpA, with protein MKKNLQQSHLQQSHLQKNKKIRPLSDEQKALMKELQKMTISDSRRLSGRIRGLANIHKEDAKQAVTSEIKNAISTAQAFFSHKKSLLQNLKISYPSLPVSSRRDEILKTIQENQVVVIAGETGSGKTTQLPKMCLELGRGVKGLIGHTQPRRIAARSVANRVAEELETELGDIVGYKVRFNDQVSDNSLIKLMTDGILLAEIQTDRYLNQYDTLIIDEAHERSLNNDFILGYLKQILKKRPDLKVIITSATIDVERFSKHFNNAPIIEVSGRTYPVEVRYRPVLEEEDQDQLQGILNAVDELQAEGRGDILIFMNGEREIRDTADALEKQNLHLTEILPLYARLSSSEQQRIFHPSNLNRIILATNVAETSLTIPNIKYVIDTGTARISRYSYRTKVQRLPIEPISQASANQRKGRCGRISDGICIRLYSEDDFNSRPEFTDPEILRTNLAAVILQMTSLGLDDIGAFPFVDPPDSRNIQDGIKLLEELQAFHYRKTKYGQKRELTPIGRQLAQLPIDPRLARMAIAASQNGSLHEVMMIVSALSIQDPRERPQEKQQSADDKHRRFADKESDFLSFVNLWHFIRKNQKELTQNKFRRLCRQDYLNYLRVREWQDIYHQLRLTVRELKMPINSEPANYVQIHTALLTGLLSHIGMKEPEKMTYLGARNSHFSIFPSSSLFKKQPKWIMASELVETSKLWGRMVAKIEPEWIEPLALHLIKSNYSEPHWEKSKGAVIAAEKVTLYGLPIVAKRNVNFGGIDPVVSREIFIRSALVEGEWLNNYKFFKQNTRLVQEVEDLEHKTRRRDILVDEETLFEFYDQRIGTEVVSSKHFDTWWKKASKKDPELLNFEKSFLINENANNVSELDFPNFWHQGNLKLKLSYQFEIGKEADGVTVHIPLPLLNQIEPQGFDWQIPGLRRELVISLIKSLPKATRRNFVPAPNYTEAFLAKAVPFEKPLLESLTYELRRMTGVSVDPELWNLEQLPAHLKITFRVINDKGKKIAESMNLDELKFMLKDKVQRSLSAVADDRIEQSGIHIWNFDQLPQFYEQKKRDFTVKAYPAIVDEKDAVGIKLFETEYEQQVAMQQGLRRLLLLNVPSPIKYLHEKLPNKAKLGLYFTPFGNVLSLIDDCIACAVDKLIEDFGGFVWNEDDFDKLKAYIRENLNEMTVDIAQQVEKILTLTFDLNKRLKGKLDFTMAFAMSDIKNQINHLIYPNFVTEMGYTKLANLQRYLTAIEKRLDKLGIDPNQDRAKMLRVEQVQNAYQQLLAKLPKSKAIPNEILEIRYMIEELRVSLFAQQLGTPYPISDKRILNLIREF; from the coding sequence ATGAAAAAAAATTTACAACAAAGTCATTTACAACAAAGCCATTTGCAAAAAAACAAAAAAATCCGACCGCTTAGTGATGAACAAAAAGCGTTAATGAAAGAGTTACAAAAAATGACGATTAGTGACAGTCGTCGTTTAAGTGGTCGTATTCGTGGTTTAGCTAATATCCATAAAGAAGACGCAAAACAAGCGGTCACTTCTGAGATAAAAAATGCAATTTCTACAGCACAGGCTTTTTTTAGTCATAAAAAATCATTATTACAAAATTTAAAAATTTCCTACCCTAGTTTACCTGTCAGTAGTCGCCGTGATGAAATCCTAAAAACCATTCAAGAAAATCAAGTCGTGGTTATCGCAGGAGAAACCGGTTCAGGAAAAACAACTCAGCTACCAAAAATGTGTTTGGAATTAGGACGTGGGGTCAAAGGGTTAATCGGTCATACTCAGCCTCGCCGAATTGCAGCACGCTCGGTGGCAAATCGTGTTGCCGAAGAGTTAGAAACAGAATTAGGCGATATTGTTGGTTATAAAGTGCGTTTTAACGATCAAGTAAGCGATAATTCCCTGATTAAATTGATGACGGACGGTATTCTGCTTGCGGAAATTCAAACGGATCGTTACCTTAATCAGTACGATACTTTAATCATCGATGAAGCCCACGAACGTAGTCTGAATAATGATTTTATTTTAGGTTATTTAAAACAAATTCTAAAAAAACGTCCTGATTTAAAAGTGATTATTACCTCTGCGACCATTGACGTTGAGCGTTTTTCAAAGCACTTTAACAATGCACCGATTATTGAGGTGTCAGGTAGAACTTATCCTGTGGAAGTGCGTTATCGTCCTGTGTTGGAAGAAGAGGATCAAGACCAGCTACAAGGTATTTTGAATGCGGTTGATGAACTGCAAGCCGAAGGACGTGGCGATATTTTGATCTTTATGAATGGCGAACGAGAAATTCGTGATACCGCTGACGCACTTGAAAAACAGAATTTGCACTTAACTGAAATTTTGCCCCTTTACGCACGGTTATCGTCTAGCGAACAGCAACGTATTTTTCACCCAAGTAATTTAAACCGCATTATTTTAGCAACCAATGTGGCGGAAACGTCCTTAACCATTCCGAATATCAAATATGTGATTGATACGGGAACGGCTCGCATTTCTCGTTATAGCTATCGCACCAAAGTGCAACGCTTACCGATTGAGCCGATTTCACAAGCGTCCGCCAATCAGCGTAAAGGACGTTGTGGGCGTATTAGTGACGGGATTTGTATCCGTTTATACTCCGAAGACGATTTCAATTCTCGTCCTGAATTTACCGATCCTGAAATTTTACGCACTAACTTAGCGGCGGTTATTTTGCAAATGACTTCGCTTGGTTTAGATGATATTGGGGCATTTCCTTTTGTTGATCCACCCGATTCTCGTAATATCCAAGACGGAATTAAGCTATTAGAAGAATTACAAGCATTCCATTATCGTAAAACTAAGTATGGACAAAAACGTGAACTTACACCTATCGGTCGTCAGCTCGCTCAGTTACCTATCGATCCACGCTTGGCAAGAATGGCTATTGCGGCAAGTCAAAATGGATCGTTACACGAAGTGATGATGATCGTTTCTGCCTTATCGATCCAAGATCCAAGAGAGCGTCCACAAGAGAAACAGCAATCGGCAGACGATAAACATCGCCGTTTTGCCGATAAAGAATCGGATTTTCTCTCTTTTGTGAACCTGTGGCATTTTATCCGTAAAAATCAGAAGGAATTAACTCAAAATAAATTTAGACGCTTATGTCGTCAGGATTATTTGAACTATTTGCGTGTCCGTGAATGGCAGGATATTTATCATCAACTGCGTTTAACGGTGCGTGAATTAAAAATGCCGATCAACAGCGAACCTGCAAATTATGTACAAATTCACACCGCTTTATTGACAGGTTTATTGTCCCATATCGGTATGAAAGAGCCTGAAAAAATGACTTATTTGGGGGCGAGAAATTCCCATTTTTCAATCTTTCCAAGCTCCTCGCTATTCAAAAAGCAACCAAAATGGATTATGGCGTCGGAATTGGTAGAAACCTCAAAATTATGGGGGCGAATGGTCGCAAAAATCGAGCCAGAATGGATTGAGCCGTTAGCCTTGCACCTTATCAAATCCAATTACAGCGAACCCCATTGGGAAAAATCCAAAGGGGCAGTAATTGCCGCTGAAAAAGTCACCCTTTATGGATTGCCGATTGTGGCAAAACGTAATGTCAATTTTGGCGGTATTGATCCTGTTGTTAGCCGTGAGATTTTTATTCGTTCTGCGTTGGTGGAAGGCGAATGGCTGAATAATTACAAATTCTTCAAACAAAATACCCGCTTAGTGCAAGAAGTAGAAGACTTGGAACACAAAACCCGTCGTCGTGATATTTTGGTGGATGAAGAAACCCTGTTTGAATTTTATGATCAGCGTATCGGCACAGAAGTGGTATCGAGCAAGCATTTTGATACGTGGTGGAAAAAAGCCAGCAAAAAAGATCCTGAATTGCTGAATTTTGAAAAGTCCTTTTTGATCAACGAAAATGCCAATAATGTTAGTGAATTAGATTTTCCTAACTTTTGGCATCAAGGCAATCTCAAATTAAAATTAAGCTATCAATTTGAGATAGGTAAAGAAGCAGATGGTGTGACAGTTCATATTCCTCTACCACTATTAAACCAAATTGAACCACAAGGATTTGATTGGCAAATTCCGGGATTACGCCGTGAGCTTGTGATTTCTCTCATTAAATCGCTACCAAAAGCCACTCGCCGTAACTTTGTGCCAGCACCGAATTATACGGAGGCATTTTTAGCAAAAGCCGTGCCTTTTGAAAAGCCTTTGCTTGAAAGTCTAACCTACGAACTGCGTCGAATGACAGGCGTGAGTGTTGATCCTGAACTATGGAATTTAGAGCAACTTCCTGCTCACTTAAAAATAACCTTTAGAGTAATTAATGATAAAGGGAAAAAAATTGCCGAAAGTATGAATTTAGATGAATTAAAATTTATGCTAAAAGATAAAGTACAACGCAGCCTTTCTGCAGTGGCGGATGATCGTATTGAACAAAGTGGCATTCATATTTGGAATTTTGATCAACTTCCACAATTTTATGAGCAAAAGAAACGAGATTTTACCGTCAAAGCCTATCCAGCTATTGTTGATGAAAAAGATGCGGTAGGGATTAAATTGTTTGAAACAGAATACGAGCAACAAGTTGCAATGCAACAAGGTTTACGCCGCTTACTGTTGTTAAACGTACCTTCCCCAATTAAATATTTACACGAAAAACTACCAAATAAAGCTAAACTTGGTTTGTATTTCACGCCTTTTGGTAATGTATTAAGTTTAATTGATGATTGTATTGCCTGTGCAGTGGATAAATTAATCGAAGACTTTGGCGGATTTGTGTGGAATGAAGATGATTTTGATAAACTCAAAGCGTATATTCGTGAAAATCTCAATGAAATGACGGTAGATATTGCCCAACAAGTCGAAAAAATCTTAACCTTAACCTTTGATTTAAACAAACGCTTAAAAGGTAAGTTAGATTTCACAATGGCGTTTGCAATGTCGGACATTAAAAACCAAATCAACCACTTAATTTACCCAAATTTTGTCACGGAAATGGGGTATACCAAACTTGCAAATTTACAACGTTATCTTACCGCTATAGAGAAGCGTTTAGACAAACTTGGTATCGATCCAAACCAAGATCGTGCCAAAATGTTACGTGTCGAACAGGTACAAAATGCTTATCAACAATTACTTGCTAAGTTACCAAAATCAAAAGCCATTCCTAATGAAATTTTAGAAATTCGCTATATGATTGAGGAGTTAAGAGTGAGTTTATTCGCCCAACAGTTAGGTACGCCGTATCCGATTTCAGATAAAAGGATTTTGAATTTGATTAGGGAGTTTTAG
- a CDS encoding SO_0444 family Cu/Zn efflux transporter, producing MNNLTLFIQNFFMLLFESAPWLLFGFLMSGLIKFALPPNFLHKHLGGKNVISVVKGALIGAPIPLCSCSVIPVALGIRRSGASKAATTSFLIASPETGVDSIAVTYALLGPFMAVIRPIAAVTTAIITGLTVMFFEKKEIDSKETESHPLKHSHHNKQCCSTKEEPKTHCCASQQVEQPKKSCCSSKQEPQDALSFSKKVYRWFQFSLIDLVNDTAMWLLIGLIISAAIITWIPSEFLETWGASSYAYLIMALMGVPMYICATSSTPLAVGLLFAGVSPGAILVFLLAGPATNVATLAIVKQELGKKILVIYLSCLILISFVFGWITDYLANFFHIGLKNQMIQAHSMAASPLSIVCGLILLILMAYVLYFRKYLKK from the coding sequence ATGAATAACCTAACCCTTTTTATTCAAAATTTCTTTATGCTTTTATTTGAATCAGCTCCTTGGCTTTTGTTTGGATTTCTAATGTCTGGACTAATAAAATTTGCACTTCCACCTAATTTTCTACATAAACATTTAGGAGGGAAAAATGTGATTTCGGTTGTTAAAGGCGCATTAATTGGTGCACCTATTCCTCTCTGCTCCTGTAGTGTTATTCCTGTTGCATTAGGTATTCGTCGCTCTGGTGCCTCTAAAGCGGCAACAACTTCATTTTTGATTGCTAGCCCTGAAACTGGTGTAGATTCTATTGCCGTTACTTATGCATTATTAGGTCCTTTTATGGCGGTAATTCGCCCAATTGCTGCAGTGACAACAGCAATTATAACGGGCTTAACCGTTATGTTTTTTGAAAAAAAAGAGATTGATAGTAAAGAAACGGAGTCTCATCCCCTTAAGCATTCTCATCATAATAAACAATGTTGTAGCACTAAAGAAGAACCTAAAACACATTGTTGTGCTTCTCAACAAGTGGAGCAACCAAAGAAAAGTTGTTGTTCTTCTAAACAAGAACCTCAAGACGCCCTCTCTTTTTCTAAAAAAGTGTACCGTTGGTTTCAATTTAGTTTAATTGACTTGGTTAATGATACTGCAATGTGGTTATTAATAGGATTAATTATTTCTGCAGCTATTATTACTTGGATACCTTCTGAATTTTTAGAAACTTGGGGAGCAAGTTCTTATGCTTATTTGATTATGGCATTAATGGGTGTGCCAATGTATATTTGTGCAACCTCTAGTACACCTTTAGCAGTGGGACTACTCTTTGCAGGAGTTTCACCAGGTGCAATTTTAGTCTTTTTACTTGCAGGTCCCGCAACGAATGTGGCGACCTTAGCCATTGTTAAACAAGAATTAGGTAAAAAAATATTAGTTATTTATTTAAGCTGTTTGATTTTGATAAGTTTTGTTTTCGGTTGGATTACTGATTATTTAGCCAATTTCTTTCATATAGGTTTAAAAAATCAAATGATTCAAGCGCATAGTATGGCAGCATCTCCTCTTTCAATTGTCTGTGGATTGATCTTATTAATATTAATGGCTTACGTATTATATTTTAGAAAATATTTGAAGAAATAG
- a CDS encoding ArsR/SmtB family transcription factor, with protein MNKTMPSSLLNSISLEQAAKMFNALGDPARLQLLLHLQQKECCVNELAELENSKIGTISARLKILFESNLVKKRREEKYIFYSLADHHVAQLLDNMLAHTNECSHPTPY; from the coding sequence GTGAATAAAACTATGCCATCTTCTCTTTTAAATTCAATATCACTAGAGCAAGCCGCTAAAATGTTTAATGCCTTAGGTGACCCTGCTCGCCTTCAACTATTACTGCATTTACAACAAAAAGAATGCTGCGTAAATGAGTTAGCAGAATTAGAAAACTCTAAGATTGGCACAATTTCTGCACGACTAAAAATTTTATTTGAATCTAATCTCGTTAAAAAAAGACGAGAAGAAAAATATATTTTTTACTCATTAGCAGATCATCACGTTGCACAATTGCTAGATAATATGCTAGCTCATACAAATGAGTGTTCTCACCCAACACCTTATTAA